The nucleotide window CCACGGGCCGAGCCCCGGTCACCAGCCGCTGAAGCGGGAGTTCACCCCGCCGCCGGCCGGCACCACCCCGACGCCCTTCGTCACCGAGGACGGCTTCGTCACCTTCGAGACCACCACCGACTTCAAGAACGCTCAGCACGTCACGGTCTGGGCGAACGTCGCTCCGGGCGGCAGTTGGCTGCGACTGCCACTGACCCGCGACGGCGACCGGTGGCGGGCGACCGTGGGCCCGCTGAAGCCCTGGTTCTACTACTACCGGCTGATCGTGGACCGGGTCGCCGTCAAGGACGCCTCGAACCCGACGACAGTCACCACCGAGCCGATGTGGAGCACCTTCTTCATCCCGGGGCCGGGTGCCCGACTGCTGTCGGACGTACCCGCCGGTCGTGGCGGGAAGGTCGAGAACATGACCTACACCAGCACGGTGGCCGGCCAGGACCGCACCGCACTGGTGTGGACCCCGCCGGGGTACGACCCGAACCGGGCGCAGCCGTACCCCGTCCTCTATCTCCAGCACGGCGGCGGCCAGAACTACACGGACTGGGTCGAGATGGGCCGCGCCAAGCAGATCCTCGACAATCAGTTCCTCGACGGCGACCTCACGCCGATGGTCGTCGTGATGGGCAACGGCAACTCGTCGAACTTCAACAGCGAGTTGCGGGAGAACATCGTTCCGACGGCCCGTGCCCGCTACCACATCTCCAGCGATCCGTCACAGCAGGCCCTCGCTGGCCTGTCGATGGGCGGCGGGCAGGCGTTCGGGGTGCTGAAGGCCTACCCGGGCGAGTTCGCCTACGTCGCCGCGTTCTCGGCCGGGTTCGGCAGCGGCACCGGCGTCGACGTGCAGGCGATCAACAACGGCACCAAGATGCTGCGCCTGTACGTCGGTGACCAGACCGACTTCGTGTACCCGAGCTTCATGGCATCGCTGACCACGTTGGACAACCTCGGAATCCGCTACGAGTTCGACGGGGTCACCCCCGGGCCGCACGGCTGGGACGTGTGGCAGAAGAACCTCATCGACCTGGCGCCGCGCCTGTTCAAGCGCTAGGAGCCTTCGCCGGCGACGCCACCGGGAGCAGGTCTTCCTGCCCCGGTGGCGCCCGCCAGCGGATGGATGCTGTGCACCGCCATCGCCGAAGGGAACCATCTCAATGAAGAGAAGACGGATACTCGCCACGGTAGCCATGCTCGCGGCGGGGAGCGGCCTCGTCGCCTGCTCCTCGGACGACGGCGGCAGTGACGCGAGCAATTGCACGAACACCATCACCAAGCAGAACGTGCCGGTCGTGACGATGTGGGGCTGGTACCCCAACACCCAGCTCGTGGTCGACAACTTCAACAAGCAGCACGACGACGTGCAGGTCTGCTGGACCAACGTCGGCCAGGGCGGCGACGAGTACGACAAGTTCCAGACCGCCATCTCGGCGGGCACCGGCGCGCCTGACGTGATCATGGTCGAGGCGGACCGGATCCCGACCTTCCAGATCCAGGGCGCGCTGGTCGACATCAAGCAGTACGGCTTCGACGCGGTCAAGGCCAACTACAGCGAGGGCGCCTGGAAGGACGTGTCGGTCGGCGACCAGGTCTACGGCGTACCTGTCGACGGCGGCCCGGTGGCGATGATCTACCGGAAGGACATCTTCGACAAGTACAAGATCACGCCGCCGAAGACCTGGGCCGAGTACGAGCAGGCCGCGCAGAAGGTGAAGGACGCCGGCGGCCCGCTGTTCGGGGACCTCGGCGCGAACGTCCCGGCGCTCACCATGGCATTGCAGATCCAGAAGGGCGCCTCGCCCTTCACCCATGACCCGGCGCAGCCGAAGGCGATCGGCGTGAAGCTCAACGACCAGGCGTCCAAGGACGTCCTGGACTACTGGGGCGGCCTCGCCAAGAAGGGCCTGGTCGGTACGCAGAACCAGTTCACCCCGGAGTACATCTCCGGCGTGATCAACGGCAACTACGCGACGTACATCTCGGCGGCGTGGGCGCCCGGCTACCTCACCGGCGCGGGTGTCGGTAAGGGTCAGGACACCGGCAAGTTCGCGGTCGCGCCGCTGCCGCAGTGGGATCCGGCCAACCCGGTGCAGGTGAACTGGGGTGGGTCGGCCTTCTCGGTGACCAAGCAGGCGAAGAAGCCGGAACTGGCCGCGAAGGTCGCCTACGGGCTCTACGCCGACAAGGAGTCGCTCACCGACGGCTGGACCAACCAGATCATCTTCCCGCTGAACCTCACGGCGCTCAAGGACCCGGCGCTCGTCGACCTGAAGGTGGCGTTCTTCAACGGTCAGCAGGCGAACAAGGAGGTCTACCTTCCCGCCGCCGACGCCTACAAGGGCGTCGCGTACGCCCCGTTCGGCCAGTACTACCTCGACGCCATGGAGAAGCAGGTCAGCGAGATCATCAAGGGCTCCGTCACCGGTTCGCAGGCTGCCGACCGGCTCCAGGAGGACGTGGCGAAGTACGCCAAGGAACAAGGTTTCACAGTTCAGTGACCGGATGGGTGGGCCGCGCCGGCACTGGGCGGCCGGCCCACCCTCCACCCCTCAGCGTCCACGTCCCGGAGACCAAAGATGACATCCCTGACCGAGAAGCGCGCACCGCGTACTCAGCCTGAGACGCGCAAGATCCGTGGCAAGGTGCACCTCCGCGAACACCTGATGGGGTGGCTCTTCGTCGGGCCATTCGGGGTGGTGTTCCTGGCGTTCCTCATCGCGCCGCTGGCGTACGCGTTGTACCTCAGTCTCTTCCAGAAGAAGCTGATCGGCGGCACCAGCTTCGTTCTCTTCGACAACTACGTGAAGGCGTTCACCGACCCGAGCTTCCTGTCCGGTGCGTGGTTCGTCATCCGCTTCTCACTCGTCTCGATCCCGCTGCAGATCATCATCGCGCTCGCGTTGGCCCTCATCCTGGACTCGGTCACCACAGTGTTCGCCCGCTTCTCCCGCCTCATGATCTTTCTTCCGTACGCGATCCCGACCGTCATCGGGGCCGTGATGTGGGGGTTCCTCTACAGCAGGGGCTTCGGCCCGCTCACCGACATCTTCGGGCTGTTCGGCGCCACCGCACCCGACTTCCTGGGCAGCGACCTGATCTTCTACGGGCTGCTCAACGTCGTCACCTGGCAGTGGGCCGGCTACTACATGATCATCCTGTACGCGGCGTTGCAGGGCGTCGACCCGACGCTCTACGAGGCGGCCCGGATGGACGGCGCCGGGCGTTGGCAGATCGCGACGCGGATCAAGATCCCGCTGATCGCGCCCGCCCTGATCCTGATCCTGGTCTTCTCGCTCATCGGCACCCTGCAGTTCTTCAACGAACCGCAGATTTTGCGATACCTCGCCGCGGGCACCATCGGCTCGGACTTCACCCCGAACATGTACGCGTACCAGCAGGCGTTTTCGCTGGCCAACTTCAACTACGGGTCCGCGATCTCCTTCGCCCTCGGCGGGATCGTGTTCATCTGCGTGTACGCCTTCCTGTTCTTCACCCGCAAGCGGAGGAGCTTCCTCTGATGACCGACCACAGCAGCGTCCGCGCAGGCGCCCGCCGACCGCAGCGCTATCTCCCTCTGCAGATCCTCCTCGGCTTCCTGGTGATCTATTTCCTCGTACCGTTCTGGTGGGTCATCGTCAACAGCTCCAAGGACGCGCCGGGCCTGTTCGGCGGCGGCAACACCCTCTGGTTCACCGACCAGATCGACTACCTCGGTAACCTCCGGCAGCTCTTCACCTACGACGGTGGCATCTACCTCCGGTGGATCCTCAACTCCACGTTGTACGCCATCGCCGGCGGAATCGGCGCCACGATCCTGGCGGTCATGGCCGGCTACGGGTTCGCCAAGTACCGGTTCGCCGCCCGACGCTTCAGCTTCGCCGTCGTGCTCGGCGCGCTGATGGTGCCCGCCACCGCCCTGGTCATCCCGACCTTCATCATGTTCTCCCGGCTCGGCCTGACGAACACGGTCTGGGCGGTGATCCTCCCGTCGCTGCTCAACCCGTTCGGCGTCTACCTGATGCACGTGTACGCGCGCGACGCGGTGCCCGACGAACTCCTGGACGCGGCGCGGGTCGACGGCGCGGGAGAGATACGGACGTTCATCCAGATCGCCCTTCCGCTGATGCGTCCCGCGGTGGTCACCGTGCTGCTGCTGTCGGCCGTGGCGTCCTGGAACAACTACTTCCTGCCGCTGGCCATGCTCTCCGACAACCGGCTCTTCCCCGTCACCGTCGGCCTCGGCCTCTGGCAGGGGATCGCGTCCGCGAACAACTCGGGCGGCACGTCGCTGTGGAGCCTCATCATCCTGGGCTCCCTGGTGTCCGTGATCCCACTGATCATCGCGTTCTTCAGCCTCCAACGACACTGGCGCGGCGGCCTGTCCGTCGGAGGTCTCCGGTAGGCCGCACCGGCGCTACCAGCCGATTCACCAGACGGGCATTGATCGCTGCCGCGCAGGACGCGGCCGGACGGATGACAGAGAGGTGTGCTGATGTCGACGACGAATCGACCGTTGCGCAGCGGGCAGTGGTTCGGTGCGGAAGGCCGCAACGGGTTCATCCATCGATCCTGGATGCGCAACCAGGGGTTCGCGGACGACGTCTTCGACGGTCGCCCGGTGATCGGCATCGCCACCACCTGGTCGGAGCTGACACCCTGCAACGCCCACCTGCGCGACCTGGCCGAGTCGGTGAAGCGGGGCGTGTGGGAGAGCGGGGGCCTGCCGCTGGAGTTCCCGGCGATGAGCCTGGGTGAGCCGCTGATGCGACCCACGACCATGCTCTACCGCAACCTGCTGGCGATGGAGCTGGAGGAGTCCGTCCGCGCCAATCCGCTGGACGGGGTGGTCCTGCTCTCCGGCTGTGACAAGACGACGCCCGGCCTGCTGATGGGAGCGGCGAGCGTCGACCTGCCGACCCTGATGATGACCGGTGGCCCGATGCTCAACGGCAAGTTCCGCGGGCAGGACATCGGCTCGGGCACTGTCGTCTGGCGTTTCACCGAGGAGATGCGGGCCGGTCGGATGACCGCCGCCGACTGCTCCGAGGCGGAGGTCGGCATGTCCCGCAGCCGGGGTCACTGCATGACAATGGGTACGGCATCCACGATGGCCTGCGTCACCGAGGCCCTGGGCGTGCAGCTGCCGGGGGCGGCCGCCGTGCCGGCTGTCGACTCCCGGCGGTACGCGCTGGCGCACGCCGCCGGACGTCGGATCGTCGCCATGGTCGAACAGGACCAACGGTTGTCCTCGGTGCTCACCAGGCAGGCGTTCGAGAACGCCGTCCGGGTGAACGCCGCGATCGGCGGTTCCACAAACGCTGTCGTACACCTGCTCGCGATCGCGGGCCGCCTCGGCGTCCCCCTGTCGCTGGAGGACTTCGACATCCTCACCGCCGACGTGCCCATGCTCGTCAACCTCATGCCGTCGGGGAAGTACCTGATGGAGGACTTCGCCTACGCGGGCGGTCTTCCGGCGGTGATGAAGGAACTCGCCCCGCTGCTGCACATGGACCACGTCACGGTCAGCGGCAGGAGCGTGGCGGACAACGTCGACGGCGCCCAGTGCTGGAACCGGGACGTCATCGGCACCATGGAGGAGCCGTTCCAGCCCGCCGGCTCGGGCACCGTGGTGCTGCGCGGGTCGCTCGCGCCGTCCGGGGCGGTGTTGAAGGTCTCCGCTGCCTCCGCCCACCTCCTCGCGCACACCGGCCCGGCGCTCGTCTTCGACCGCATCGAGGACTACGTCGTCGCCGCCGACGACCCGGACCTCGACGTCACCCCCGAAACGGTGATCGTCGTGCGCAACGCCGGACCACGGGGCTACCCCGGCTTCCCGGAGGTGGGCAACGTGCCCATGCCACAGCGGCTGCTCGCCGACGGCATCACGGACATGGTGCGGATCTCCGACGCTCGGATGAGCGGCACCGGCTACGGCACCTGCATCCTGCACGTGGCGCCGGAGGCTTCCGTGGGCGGCCCGCTCGCGCTGGTCCGCACCGGTGACCTGGTCACCGTCGATGTCCCGACGCGCCGCCTGGATCTCCTGGTCGACGACGCGGAACTCGCCCAACGCCGCGCCGCCTGGCAGCCTCCGAAGCCGGTGGCCGACCGTGGTTGGGTACGGCTGTACAGCGAGCACGTCCTGCAGGCCGACAGCGGCGCGGACCTCGACTTCCTCGTCGGTGGCAGCGGCAGCGCGGTGCCCCGTCACTCACACTGACGGTCACGTTCGGACGACGCCCACGAGGAACTGATCCCATGGAAGAACGGACGGCCCGCCAGTGCGAGTTCACGCAAAGGTCGCTGTGACAGCGGCCGACCGGCCACCGGTCATGGCCGACGTCGCTCGCCTGGCGGGCGTGTCACACCAGACGGTGTCCCGGGTCATCAACGGGGCGCCCAGCATCAGGCGCGAGACGCGGGAGCGGGTCCTCGAGGCCATCCGACGACTCGACTACCGCCCCAACACGGCCGCCCGCGCGTTGGTCCGCGGGCGGTCCGGGATGATCGGCATCATCGGCACGGCCAGGACGCTGTTCGGTCCGACGAGCATCCATCGCAGCGTCGAGGACGCCGCCCGCGCGGCCGGCTACTTCGCCACGTCGGTGAGCCTCTCCGAGGTGACGGTACGGGCGCTCAGCGACGCCACCGAACACCTCATGCGCGTCGGCGTGGAGGGCGTCGTGATGATCGCCGGTAACGACGAGGCTCTCGAGGTGGTGCGGATGACGCGCTCGGGTGTCCCCTTCGTCGTCGTGGAGGGCGACCTGTCCAGGGCCAGCGTGACCGTCGGCGTCGACCAGGTGCTCGGCGCCCGGATGGCCACCGAGCACCTCCTCGACCTCGGACATCGGGAGATCGTGCATGTGAGCGGCCCGCTCAACTGGGCGGAGGCCCGTGCTCGTCTGGAGGGTTGGCGTCAGGCGATGAGTGCGGCGGGCCTACGCCCGCCGGAGCCGGTCGAGGGCGACTGGAGGGCGCACAGCGGCTACGTCGCCGGGCTGCGGGTCGGTGCGATGCACAGGGCCACAGCGGTGTTCGCCGCCAACGACCAGATGGCCATCGGCGTGCTGCGCGCGCTGCACGAACGCGGGCGGCGGGTGCCACAGGACGTCTCGGTCGTCGGATTCGACGACGTCCCCGAGGCGCCCTACCTCATTCCGCCGTTGACGACGATCCAGCAGGATTTCGACGCGGTCGGTCGACGGGCCATCACGGCCGTCACCCAGGCCATCGACGACACGGTGCCGCAGCGCCTGCCACTTGTCATCCCCAAGCTCGTGGTGCGGCAGAGCACGGCGCCGCCGACGTCAACCAGCGACGTCTTCTCCGGCGCCGGCTGATCCCGCACCCGCCGGGCGAATGGCCTATAAGTCCTTTCACCGAAATTCGACTAGCTGTCAGGTTCTGTCCGATGCGTGCTTCTCTTCGCTCGCAACGCTCAGGACATGACTGTTTCCACTCCTGGCCTGTCCGGATTACGCCGCGCCGGTGCGCTAGCTGCCGCCACGCTGGCCGCGGTGGCGCTCGGTGTCGTTCCGGGTGCCCGCGCCGACGCCGCCAGTGGCACCCTGCCGATCGGCGACGCCGACCTGACGGAGATCACCACCAGCCGGGTCCTGGCCGACGGCGTGACACTGACGCACATCGTGCGCGGAACCGAGCCCGCGCAGCCCGACCAGATCAACACCACCAGCCGCGGCCCGTGGGTGGTCAACGTGCTCACCATCGACCCGCGTCGGGCCCGCGGGCACCTGAAGGCGACGTACGGCACGAACCTCGGCCAGGTCGAGAAGACCACCGATCTCGTTCGCGACTCCGGTGCCCTGGCGGGCGTCAACGCCTCGTTCTTCACCTTCACCGCCAGCCCGCTCTACCCCGGTGACCCGGTGGGCCTGGGCCTGTACGGCGGGAAACTGCTCAGTGAGCCCACCATCGAGCCCGGCGAGGTCAACTTCGTCGTCGACGCCAACAACAATCGCGCACTCACCGGCAAGCTCACCTGGTCGGGCAGCGCACGGAACCGGCGGACCCATACCGTCCTGCCGCTGGAGTTCATCAACCACCCACCGGTCGTCCCGGCCGGCTGTACCGCAGTGGTCGACCAGAGCGTGTGCACCGAGCCGGGCGACGTTGTCCAGTTCACCCCCGAGTTCGACTCGGCCACTCCGGCGGGCGTCGGCGTGGAGGTCGTCCTCAATCGCCTCGGCTGCGTGGTGCGGACCGCGACGACCCGCGGCACCACCCTCGCCGTGGGCCAGACCTCGCTGCAGGCCACCGGACGGGACGCCGGCGCTCTGCTCGCGGTGGCCGGCCGGGGATGCCTGGACCTGACCTCGACGTTGACCGACCAGCGGGGGCGCAAGCTCGGTCTGCGGCCCGGACTGTTCGGCGTGAACGGCCGGTACCCGTTGACGGCGAACGGCCGGATCGTCGTGCCCGACGGCGGCTCCGACAGCTTCTTCGCCCGCAACCCTCGGACCATCGCCGGCACCACTCGGGACGGGAAGGTCGTGCTCGCGACCATCGACGGTCGCCAGACCACAAGCGTCGGCACCACCCTGGACGAGACTGCCGCCGTCGCCCAGGCACTCGGCATGTCCGACGCGGTCAACCTCGACGGCGGCGGCTCCACCGCCATGGCCGCTCAGGGCGCGCTCGTCAACCACCCCAGCGGGGCCGAGCGGGCTGTCGGCGACGCGCTCGTCTACGTCGAAGGCCGCTACCACGGCGGGAACTGACAGCGCTGGCAAGCGGGTGCCCCAGCGCGTGGCTGGGGCACCCGCGACGTCGGCCGTGCCTGAGTCCGAGCAGGGTTCTCAGAGGGTGAACACGAGGGTGGAGATGCTGCGTGCGCCGACGTTGATGGTGGCCTGACCGCCGTTCACGCTTGTCGGCTGGCTTGCCGCGTTGGCGTTCTGCGAAGTGAGGTAGTGCTCGGCCCGGCTGACGTTCTGCGGGGCCTGGATCACGGCGTTGTTGACCGCGCTGTTCGAGCGATTGAGGATCACCAGGGTGATCTTCCCGTCCCCCTGGTAGGCGGTCACCTCCAGCGGTGAGGCCTTCGAGCTCTTGGTCAGGGCGACCCGCTGATAACCGGGGCGGACGTACTTCGCGTACTGCGAGAAGGCGTACCCGCGCTTGAGCGGGGCGCCTGCCACGGTGCCGAACGCCGACTCGCCGTCACCGATGAAGGAGTAGTAACGCTTGCCGTACCACCAGATGTAGGCGTTCCAGTTGGCCTCCATCGACTTGTGCACGGTGCGCATGATGTCGTCGAGGGTCTCGTTCCAGACCGCCGCGTTTGCGGGGTTGCCCCAGATGTTGGAGCCGCCGCCGTCGGCGGCGTGCAGGTTCCATTCAGTCATCCACACCGGCTTGTTGTACTGCTGGGCAAGGGAGTACGGGCGCAGCCGGCCCGACTCCTCGGTGCCGTACAGGTGCCCGCCGATGTAGCCGATGTTGTTGCGGGCGGTCGAGTCGTTGAGGGTCGGATCGGTGAAGTTGTAGTTGAGGTTCACCGCCTCGGCGACCATCAGCTTGGTGTTCTGCACCTTGGTGCCCTGGTCGCGGACGAAGGTGCGTAGCTCGGTGCCGCTCCAGTCCATCGAGTCGTAGTCCGGGTGCCAGTCGGGCTCGTTCTGCACCGAGGTGACGTCGATGGGTACGCCCTGGCCACGCATGTACTGCACGTAGCTGTTCAGGTGGTTGGCGTAGTCGTCGTAGTAGTCGGTCTTCAGCTTGCCGCCGTTGACCCGGCTGTTGTTGGTCTTCCACGCCGCCGGCGCGGTCCACGGCGAGGCGAGGATCTTCACGTTAGACCCGTACGACTTCGCCGTCTTCAGCGAGTTCACGTGCGTCGCCCACTCGCTGGACTCCGGCGAGAGGCCGGTCCGCACGATGGACAGCCCCAACTGGTTGGCACCCATCCCGACCAGCGTCTGGGTGTCCGTCGTCGACCAGGCGCTACCCCAGATGGACTGCGCTGCCCCGAACCCGTCGACGGTCTGGTATTTGGTCGCGCTGTTCACCGTGATGTCCGCCGGCCCGGTCGATGGCGGGTCCGTTGGCGGGTCGGTTGGCGGATCCGTCGGCTCGGTGCCACCGGTGCAGCTCACCCCGTTCAGAACGAAGGTGGTCGGAGCGGGGTTGCTGCCGGTCCACGAGCCGTTGAAACCGAACGAGACCGTCCCGTTGGTCGGGATGGCCCCGTTGTAGCTGACGTTCTTGGCGGTGACGGCGGTGCCGCTCTGGGTCAGCGTGGTGTTCCAGGCCTGCGTGACGGTCTGTCCGGCGCTGTAGTTCCAAGCCAATGTCCAACTCGTCACCGCGTCACCGAGATTGGTGATGGTGACGCTGGCGCCGAAGCCTCCCTGCCACTGCGACGACACGCTGTAGTTCACCCCGCAGCCGGCGGCCGCGGCCCCCGCCGGCATCGCCATGGCGACCGCCGCAGATGCCAGCAGGACGGTGCCGGCCGACACCAGGGCGGTGTTCGTCACTCTTCTTCGTCTCATGAAACTCCTCCTGAACTGGTGGTGGTGGTGTCCACGGCTCGGGAGGGCTCGTCTGCGGCGAGTTTCAGTGATGGTGTGGGAGGTGGATAAATTGGGAGCGCTCCCAGGTGCCCGGTTCCAGAAAGCTAATTCGTATAACGAATCCTGTCAATGCGTTCGGCCCGTAGCCAGTGCTGCCGTCACCGGCCGCAGGTGCCGCACTGTCGGCGAGTGCGCAGGTGGTAGTCGGTGGACCCGACGAGCAGACCCAACCCCATGACGAGGTACGCCGACATCGCCACCCACAGGAACGCGTCGGAGAACTCGCTGTGCGAGCCCGACGACACCTGCACCATCCCCATGCCGAAGTAGGCCACGATGCCCGCGCCGAGTCCGAAGCCGGGCACCAGCAGCAGCGGACGAGGAATCATGCGGCCGGCGAGCAGCGGCACCCACCCCGGCCAGACCACACCCCAGTGGTGCACCAGCGCCAACGGCAACAGCACTCCGGCCAGCACCAGGCCGATCTCCAACCCGAGCAGGGTGGCGCTCTGGTCGACGCGGTCGAACCCCACCACGAACTGGGCCGCGAAGCGGGTCACGAGACCGCCCACCGCTGCCCACGCGGCCCAGCGTGCCCACCGCGCGGGCGCCGCGCGTCGCGCACCCGGTCGGACCGTCCGGCAGCAGTCCGGGCAGTCGCCGCGGGTGCGCCGCTGATAGCGGGCGGTGGCCAGAGCGAGCAGGACCGCTCCGGTGACACAACCGAGCCGGCTCGCGAACGCCAGTGGGTCGAAGAACGGGCCGACGGTGAGCAGCAGGAAACCCACCAGCTCCGGCAGCAGGATCGCCGCCGCCGCGACGAGGGCCCCGGCGACCGTCCAGGCGATCCCCGCGAGCGCCGGCCGCCAGGTCGCCACCCGGTCCAGGGCAACCGCCAGCACGCCGCTGGCCGCGCACAACGCCACCGACCACCAGCCGGTGAAGCCGAGCAGGTCCAGCCCGAGCCGCCCGAACTGCGGAGCCTCGCCGACCGTCCACGCCAGACGCACGCCCCCGTATGCCACGGCCCAGCCGAGCACTGCGTACGTCAGGCCGTGGACGGTCCCACCGACGATCGGTGTCGATGTCGTCATGCACCGATCCTGCCGGCGCCCCCGCGGTGGGCGGACCCCGCTGACAGGGGACGTCACTCCCTCGCGGGAGGGACGTGACCGGTGTGGTGCGGATCCTCGGCCTTCTATACCGTGGCACGGTCACGGGCGGTCACTTCCTCGACTGGGCCGTCCCGCGACGACGTCGCGTACGCGTTCGACATGGGGGGTCCGTTGTGACCATGGAATCGCCGACGACCGGCCAACCCGAGGCCGGCGTGCAGCAGAAGATCGACACGTCGGTGCCGCATTCGGCGCGGATCTGGAACTACTGGCTCGGTGGCAAGGACAACTTCGCTGTCGACCGCGAGGCCGGGGACCAGTACCGGCAGGTCTTCCCCGGCGTCGTCGACGTGGCCCGGGCCTCCCGGCAGTTCCTGGTCCGCTCGATCATGTTCCTCGCTGCCGAGGCGGGCATCCGGCAGTTCCTCGACGTCGGCACCGGGCTGCCGACCGCCAACAACACCCACGAGGTGGCGCAGCGGATCGCGCCGGACGCCCGGATCGTCTACGTCGACAGCGACCCGCTGGTGCTGGTGCACGCTCGGGCGTTGCTGGTCGGCACTGCCGAGGGCAGGACCGCCTACATCGACGGCGATCTGCACGACCCGGCTGCGGTGATCGCCGAGGCCGGCAAGACGCTCGACTTCGCGCAGCCGATCGGTCTCATCCTCAGTGGCGTCATGGGCCACGTGCCCGACTACGAGACGGCCCGTTCGATCACGCGGCAGCTGGTGGCGGCGCTGCCGAACGGCAGTTACCTCGCACTGAACGACGGCACGAGC belongs to Micromonospora ureilytica and includes:
- a CDS encoding LacI family DNA-binding transcriptional regulator; the protein is MADVARLAGVSHQTVSRVINGAPSIRRETRERVLEAIRRLDYRPNTAARALVRGRSGMIGIIGTARTLFGPTSIHRSVEDAARAAGYFATSVSLSEVTVRALSDATEHLMRVGVEGVVMIAGNDEALEVVRMTRSGVPFVVVEGDLSRASVTVGVDQVLGARMATEHLLDLGHREIVHVSGPLNWAEARARLEGWRQAMSAAGLRPPEPVEGDWRAHSGYVAGLRVGAMHRATAVFAANDQMAIGVLRALHERGRRVPQDVSVVGFDDVPEAPYLIPPLTTIQQDFDAVGRRAITAVTQAIDDTVPQRLPLVIPKLVVRQSTAPPTSTSDVFSGAG
- a CDS encoding phosphodiester glycosidase family protein; amino-acid sequence: MTVSTPGLSGLRRAGALAAATLAAVALGVVPGARADAASGTLPIGDADLTEITTSRVLADGVTLTHIVRGTEPAQPDQINTTSRGPWVVNVLTIDPRRARGHLKATYGTNLGQVEKTTDLVRDSGALAGVNASFFTFTASPLYPGDPVGLGLYGGKLLSEPTIEPGEVNFVVDANNNRALTGKLTWSGSARNRRTHTVLPLEFINHPPVVPAGCTAVVDQSVCTEPGDVVQFTPEFDSATPAGVGVEVVLNRLGCVVRTATTRGTTLAVGQTSLQATGRDAGALLAVAGRGCLDLTSTLTDQRGRKLGLRPGLFGVNGRYPLTANGRIVVPDGGSDSFFARNPRTIAGTTRDGKVVLATIDGRQTTSVGTTLDETAAVAQALGMSDAVNLDGGGSTAMAAQGALVNHPSGAERAVGDALVYVEGRYHGGN
- a CDS encoding cellulose binding domain-containing protein, whose protein sequence is MRRRRVTNTALVSAGTVLLASAAVAMAMPAGAAAAGCGVNYSVSSQWQGGFGASVTITNLGDAVTSWTLAWNYSAGQTVTQAWNTTLTQSGTAVTAKNVSYNGAIPTNGTVSFGFNGSWTGSNPAPTTFVLNGVSCTGGTEPTDPPTDPPTDPPSTGPADITVNSATKYQTVDGFGAAQSIWGSAWSTTDTQTLVGMGANQLGLSIVRTGLSPESSEWATHVNSLKTAKSYGSNVKILASPWTAPAAWKTNNSRVNGGKLKTDYYDDYANHLNSYVQYMRGQGVPIDVTSVQNEPDWHPDYDSMDWSGTELRTFVRDQGTKVQNTKLMVAEAVNLNYNFTDPTLNDSTARNNIGYIGGHLYGTEESGRLRPYSLAQQYNKPVWMTEWNLHAADGGGSNIWGNPANAAVWNETLDDIMRTVHKSMEANWNAYIWWYGKRYYSFIGDGESAFGTVAGAPLKRGYAFSQYAKYVRPGYQRVALTKSSKASPLEVTAYQGDGKITLVILNRSNSAVNNAVIQAPQNVSRAEHYLTSQNANAASQPTSVNGGQATINVGARSISTLVFTL
- a CDS encoding carbohydrate ABC transporter permease, which translates into the protein MTDHSSVRAGARRPQRYLPLQILLGFLVIYFLVPFWWVIVNSSKDAPGLFGGGNTLWFTDQIDYLGNLRQLFTYDGGIYLRWILNSTLYAIAGGIGATILAVMAGYGFAKYRFAARRFSFAVVLGALMVPATALVIPTFIMFSRLGLTNTVWAVILPSLLNPFGVYLMHVYARDAVPDELLDAARVDGAGEIRTFIQIALPLMRPAVVTVLLLSAVASWNNYFLPLAMLSDNRLFPVTVGLGLWQGIASANNSGGTSLWSLIILGSLVSVIPLIIAFFSLQRHWRGGLSVGGLR
- a CDS encoding IlvD/Edd family dehydratase, translated to MSTTNRPLRSGQWFGAEGRNGFIHRSWMRNQGFADDVFDGRPVIGIATTWSELTPCNAHLRDLAESVKRGVWESGGLPLEFPAMSLGEPLMRPTTMLYRNLLAMELEESVRANPLDGVVLLSGCDKTTPGLLMGAASVDLPTLMMTGGPMLNGKFRGQDIGSGTVVWRFTEEMRAGRMTAADCSEAEVGMSRSRGHCMTMGTASTMACVTEALGVQLPGAAAVPAVDSRRYALAHAAGRRIVAMVEQDQRLSSVLTRQAFENAVRVNAAIGGSTNAVVHLLAIAGRLGVPLSLEDFDILTADVPMLVNLMPSGKYLMEDFAYAGGLPAVMKELAPLLHMDHVTVSGRSVADNVDGAQCWNRDVIGTMEEPFQPAGSGTVVLRGSLAPSGAVLKVSAASAHLLAHTGPALVFDRIEDYVVAADDPDLDVTPETVIVVRNAGPRGYPGFPEVGNVPMPQRLLADGITDMVRISDARMSGTGYGTCILHVAPEASVGGPLALVRTGDLVTVDVPTRRLDLLVDDAELAQRRAAWQPPKPVADRGWVRLYSEHVLQADSGADLDFLVGGSGSAVPRHSH
- a CDS encoding carbohydrate ABC transporter permease; the encoded protein is MTSLTEKRAPRTQPETRKIRGKVHLREHLMGWLFVGPFGVVFLAFLIAPLAYALYLSLFQKKLIGGTSFVLFDNYVKAFTDPSFLSGAWFVIRFSLVSIPLQIIIALALALILDSVTTVFARFSRLMIFLPYAIPTVIGAVMWGFLYSRGFGPLTDIFGLFGATAPDFLGSDLIFYGLLNVVTWQWAGYYMIILYAALQGVDPTLYEAARMDGAGRWQIATRIKIPLIAPALILILVFSLIGTLQFFNEPQILRYLAAGTIGSDFTPNMYAYQQAFSLANFNYGSAISFALGGIVFICVYAFLFFTRKRRSFL
- a CDS encoding ABC transporter substrate-binding protein, producing the protein MKRRRILATVAMLAAGSGLVACSSDDGGSDASNCTNTITKQNVPVVTMWGWYPNTQLVVDNFNKQHDDVQVCWTNVGQGGDEYDKFQTAISAGTGAPDVIMVEADRIPTFQIQGALVDIKQYGFDAVKANYSEGAWKDVSVGDQVYGVPVDGGPVAMIYRKDIFDKYKITPPKTWAEYEQAAQKVKDAGGPLFGDLGANVPALTMALQIQKGASPFTHDPAQPKAIGVKLNDQASKDVLDYWGGLAKKGLVGTQNQFTPEYISGVINGNYATYISAAWAPGYLTGAGVGKGQDTGKFAVAPLPQWDPANPVQVNWGGSAFSVTKQAKKPELAAKVAYGLYADKESLTDGWTNQIIFPLNLTALKDPALVDLKVAFFNGQQANKEVYLPAADAYKGVAYAPFGQYYLDAMEKQVSEIIKGSVTGSQAADRLQEDVAKYAKEQGFTVQ